From a region of the Neobacillus niacini genome:
- a CDS encoding MarR family winged helix-turn-helix transcriptional regulator, with the protein MKAEKLPYEHYLSLQLYEFISKDYKALLECSAKEIRGYDLSGTEFSILELFYHKKKVRIEEIGKEILITSRDIMVYINQLEKKGYINRVPSKGVNYAHITKKGTELIDNIFPIHSKAIDRAMHGLTNEEKKIAITLIKKFSVDASKDL; encoded by the coding sequence ATGAAAGCTGAGAAACTTCCATATGAACACTATTTATCTCTACAATTGTACGAGTTTATATCCAAAGACTATAAAGCTCTTTTGGAATGTTCTGCAAAAGAAATAAGAGGATATGATTTATCTGGTACCGAGTTTTCTATATTGGAATTGTTTTATCATAAGAAAAAGGTGCGAATTGAGGAAATTGGTAAGGAAATTCTGATAACTAGTAGAGACATAATGGTTTACATTAATCAATTAGAAAAAAAAGGATACATTAATCGTGTTCCATCAAAAGGTGTAAATTATGCACATATTACGAAAAAAGGTACAGAGTTGATTGATAATATTTTCCCTATACACAGTAAAGCAATCGATAGAGCTATGCATGGACTTACAAACGAAGAAAAGAAAATAGCTATTACTTTAATAAAAAAATTTAGTGTCGACGCTTCAAAAGACTTGTAA
- a CDS encoding polysaccharide deacetylase family protein, protein MKRYLWILVFFYFIILVSCSPGPDTSSSKSNEEPNHQEDIISDPPTKDESKPSESFPKQIRDLALNGKGLNSEFTLKTNIQRIYENWGNPDYKDKYNENFYVTYEQRGITFGFYENGEIFDIRSYDDKLQSLTYDEISAALGEPTDTRSVNDESIYVYKLNEEMELKFIIPNKSGRVDHTSVFLTEKIDDTSNINKDYILEIKGTSNNLSEKAWTNMLKSRAEMLALAKSYPKNIFLNGSNQKKVALTFDDGPDKTVTPAILNILARYNVKGNFFFVGEKVRLYPEIVKTAYDDGNLVLSHSYYHNDLSKRGKDDITRDLVMTNDAIQDVIGKSPAMFRPPYGATNNFVLSSAQENNLKIVLWSIDTLDWSQKESAHIKDNVLNNVRNGDIILMHSDEDKTETEKALPLIIEGLKNKGFQMVTLDILINEAAYK, encoded by the coding sequence TTGAAAAGATATTTATGGATTCTTGTATTTTTTTATTTCATAATTCTTGTTTCTTGCAGCCCAGGTCCTGATACCAGTTCATCTAAAAGTAATGAAGAACCCAACCATCAAGAAGATATAATATCTGACCCTCCAACAAAGGATGAAAGTAAACCATCAGAATCTTTTCCAAAACAAATAAGAGATTTAGCTTTGAATGGAAAAGGTCTTAATTCCGAATTTACATTGAAAACTAACATCCAAAGAATTTATGAAAATTGGGGCAATCCTGATTATAAAGATAAGTATAACGAGAATTTTTATGTAACGTATGAACAACGGGGTATTACATTTGGTTTTTATGAAAACGGGGAAATCTTTGATATTCGTTCATACGATGACAAACTACAGTCATTAACCTATGATGAAATTAGTGCAGCACTTGGAGAACCGACCGATACAAGGAGCGTAAATGACGAATCTATTTATGTGTATAAACTGAATGAAGAAATGGAGCTAAAATTTATTATCCCTAATAAATCAGGCAGAGTAGATCATACCTCGGTATTCCTTACTGAAAAAATTGACGATACATCAAACATTAATAAGGACTATATTTTAGAAATCAAAGGAACATCCAATAATTTGTCAGAAAAAGCATGGACGAATATGTTGAAGTCACGTGCAGAAATGCTTGCTTTGGCTAAAAGTTACCCTAAGAACATATTTTTAAATGGATCTAACCAGAAAAAAGTGGCCCTTACTTTTGATGATGGACCAGATAAAACGGTGACACCTGCAATATTGAATATATTAGCTCGATATAACGTAAAAGGTAATTTCTTTTTTGTCGGTGAGAAGGTTCGTCTTTATCCAGAAATCGTTAAAACGGCATATGACGATGGCAATTTAGTATTAAGCCACAGTTATTATCATAATGACCTTAGTAAGCGTGGTAAGGATGATATAACAAGAGATCTTGTAATGACAAACGATGCGATTCAAGATGTTATTGGGAAAAGTCCAGCAATGTTTAGGCCTCCATATGGAGCAACAAATAATTTTGTCCTTTCATCTGCACAAGAAAATAATTTGAAAATCGTCCTATGGTCCATAGACACTCTTGATTGGTCTCAAAAGGAAAGTGCTCATATTAAAGATAATGTCCTTAATAATGTCCGAAATGGAGATATTATTTTAATGCATTCTGATGAAGATAAAACCGAAACTGAAAAGGCATTGCCTTTGATCATAGAAGGACTTAAAAATAAGGGTTTTCAAATGGTTACGCTAGACATTTTAATTAATGAAGCGGCTTATAAATAA
- a CDS encoding ion channel, producing the protein MCTGFGEKPERLWYIYIILQIVFLFINFPFKWRPLEYKGLDSELGTFNKIVSTFYFNSTTMLTSVYGDISPMNSVTRLVVVLQQVLGFVISGSFIALFLRKIFRF; encoded by the coding sequence ATGTGTACCGGATTTGGTGAAAAACCAGAACGACTTTGGTATATTTATATAATATTGCAAATAGTCTTTTTATTTATCAATTTCCCCTTTAAATGGAGACCTCTAGAATATAAAGGTTTGGATTCTGAGTTAGGTACATTTAACAAAATTGTTTCAACTTTTTATTTTAATAGCACGACAATGCTAACAAGTGTGTATGGCGATATCTCTCCTATGAATAGTGTTACAAGGCTTGTAGTAGTATTACAACAGGTTCTAGGCTTTGTCATTTCTGGAAGCTTTATCGCGTTATTTCTAAGAAAAATTTTTAGGTTTTAA
- a CDS encoding ABC transporter substrate-binding protein yields MKKRKVSLALLIILVLGIISACSSQTGNSSEKSAGEGGKTLVFAAYGGSYEKKMKETLIPKFEKEYGVKVKYITGSSVDTLSKLQAQKDKPQIDVAFMDDGPQAQAKAFGLLAPLDESIVTNLKDVYDIAKDKDKIGVGFGIITTGLAYNKDTFKQNGWEPVKSWNDLADPKFKDKLVLPSIANTYGVHMLLMSAIANGGSAQDIEPGFEKMKEIAKNAVTFDKTADVSNYFLQGQTVASAWGSSRVYTLQDTGFPIEYVIPEEGAPALMATVSVVKGAPNEELAQKFVNFILSENTQVEFANALFDGPVNKNVKLDGDITKKIVYGEDEIAKLVKVDWEYVNTKRAEWTERANKEIEVTH; encoded by the coding sequence ATGAAAAAAAGAAAAGTGTCGTTAGCTCTATTAATTATTCTTGTTCTGGGTATTATTTCTGCGTGCAGCAGCCAAACGGGCAATTCGTCTGAAAAATCAGCAGGTGAAGGAGGAAAAACATTAGTATTTGCTGCCTATGGTGGAAGCTATGAAAAAAAAATGAAAGAGACACTTATTCCAAAGTTTGAAAAGGAATACGGTGTAAAAGTGAAGTATATTACCGGAAGTTCTGTTGATACACTGTCAAAACTTCAGGCACAAAAGGATAAGCCTCAAATCGATGTCGCTTTTATGGATGATGGACCGCAGGCTCAGGCAAAAGCTTTTGGTTTACTAGCACCATTAGATGAGAGTATTGTGACAAACCTGAAAGATGTCTATGATATTGCCAAAGATAAGGACAAGATCGGAGTTGGTTTTGGGATTATTACGACGGGATTAGCTTATAACAAAGATACCTTTAAACAAAATGGCTGGGAGCCGGTTAAATCCTGGAATGACTTAGCAGATCCTAAGTTTAAAGATAAATTAGTTCTGCCATCCATTGCCAATACGTACGGAGTGCATATGCTTCTCATGTCAGCTATAGCAAACGGCGGAAGCGCGCAGGATATTGAACCTGGATTTGAAAAAATGAAGGAAATTGCTAAAAACGCAGTGACATTTGATAAAACCGCTGATGTTTCTAACTACTTCTTACAAGGACAAACAGTTGCAAGTGCGTGGGGAAGCAGCCGCGTGTACACCCTGCAAGATACAGGATTCCCAATTGAGTATGTGATACCAGAGGAGGGTGCCCCTGCACTTATGGCAACGGTTAGTGTGGTAAAAGGCGCTCCAAATGAAGAGCTGGCCCAAAAGTTTGTTAATTTTATTTTAAGTGAAAATACCCAAGTGGAATTTGCAAACGCCTTATTTGACGGTCCTGTCAATAAAAACGTGAAACTAGATGGGGATATTACCAAGAAGATCGTTTACGGTGAAGATGAAATTGCAAAACTTGTTAAAGTAGATTGGGAGTATGTCAATACAAAGAGAGCTGAATGGACAGAGAGAGCAAATAAAGAAATTGAAGTGACCCACTAA
- a CDS encoding GntR family transcriptional regulator, with translation MKIDKHNHVPLYRQVELVLEEKIKSKHWDIGYQLPTEQELADLFDVSTITVKRAVIELVNKGLLFRQRGKGTFVSGTTKEQDITSIFSLTTDEEEHPHELISFSLEDADKEIAEKLSLESNTKVFKIKRLKIENDAPVTLEYTYLPYEICPSLTTDDINNDLIYNILRKKFHISLGRAKLFVKPYIAIDEKADRLQVQPGTPVFKWERFTYTKQGEVVEYSKFYDHQDNTTYYTEINF, from the coding sequence ATGAAAATAGATAAACATAATCATGTACCTCTCTATCGTCAAGTGGAACTGGTATTAGAGGAAAAAATTAAATCCAAGCACTGGGATATAGGTTATCAGCTGCCAACTGAACAGGAATTAGCTGATCTGTTTGATGTGAGTACCATTACGGTCAAACGGGCTGTTATTGAACTGGTGAATAAAGGGTTACTCTTTAGGCAGCGAGGGAAAGGAACATTTGTCTCTGGCACTACCAAGGAACAGGATATCACCTCCATTTTTTCTTTAACAACAGATGAAGAAGAACACCCACATGAATTAATTAGTTTTTCTCTTGAGGATGCAGATAAAGAAATAGCGGAAAAACTGAGTTTAGAATCTAATACAAAGGTCTTTAAAATAAAGCGTTTAAAGATTGAAAATGATGCTCCGGTGACTCTTGAATATACCTATCTTCCATATGAAATATGCCCCAGCCTCACAACGGATGACATTAATAATGACCTTATTTACAATATTTTGAGGAAAAAATTTCATATTTCATTAGGCAGGGCAAAGTTATTTGTTAAGCCATATATTGCAATAGATGAAAAAGCAGATAGGCTGCAGGTTCAACCAGGCACTCCAGTTTTTAAATGGGAAAGGTTTACCTACACCAAACAGGGAGAGGTCGTTGAATACTCAAAATTTTATGACCATCAAGATAATACTACCTACTATACAGAAATTAATTTTTAG
- a CDS encoding ABC transporter ATP-binding protein: MSYLCLENVVKTFNKTEVVKMMNLEIKQGELVSFLGPSGCGKTTTLNMIAGFLDVDGGRIVVDGKPVHLLPPNKREMGMVFQNYALFPHMTVFDNVAYGLKLRKVSKSEIHTRVTEALEMVRLAGYEKRYPKELSGGQQQRVSLARALVIKPKVLLLDEPLSNLDAKLRQEMREEIVEIQKKVGITTIFVTHDQEEALAISDRIAVMYEGRIEQVDTPVAIYNHPQTDFVSRFIGEVNQIQGQVLEALSDNQCLVSLDGYEQVLSVHQPKYSVIDFYIRPEKIQISIKNSDGLQVSVERKMFLGAKTRYILVNKEKQFIADISNVALNPDLVQEGKHVCIKWNPEDLLATKK, from the coding sequence ATGAGCTATTTATGCCTTGAAAACGTAGTAAAAACCTTTAATAAAACAGAAGTTGTAAAAATGATGAACCTTGAAATCAAGCAGGGAGAGCTTGTTTCTTTCCTTGGGCCATCAGGCTGCGGAAAAACAACTACCTTAAATATGATTGCTGGGTTTCTAGATGTAGACGGCGGGAGAATCGTGGTGGATGGGAAGCCTGTTCACCTGCTTCCTCCTAATAAAAGAGAAATGGGCATGGTTTTTCAAAACTATGCTCTCTTTCCCCACATGACCGTATTTGATAATGTTGCCTATGGTTTAAAGCTTCGCAAGGTTAGTAAAAGCGAGATTCATACCCGTGTTACAGAAGCACTTGAGATGGTCCGGCTGGCAGGCTATGAAAAACGCTATCCAAAGGAGCTGTCCGGTGGTCAGCAGCAGCGTGTTTCACTAGCAAGAGCACTTGTGATCAAGCCGAAAGTGTTGCTTCTTGATGAACCATTAAGCAATCTGGATGCCAAACTCCGTCAAGAAATGCGTGAAGAAATCGTAGAAATTCAAAAAAAGGTTGGGATTACCACCATTTTTGTAACCCATGATCAGGAAGAGGCACTTGCGATTTCAGACAGAATAGCGGTTATGTATGAAGGCAGAATTGAACAGGTCGATACTCCAGTGGCCATTTACAACCACCCTCAGACTGATTTCGTCTCTAGGTTTATTGGCGAAGTAAACCAGATTCAAGGTCAGGTGCTCGAGGCACTAAGTGATAATCAATGTTTAGTGTCATTGGACGGCTATGAGCAAGTTCTATCGGTTCACCAGCCGAAGTATTCTGTGATTGACTTTTATATTAGGCCTGAAAAAATACAAATTTCGATTAAAAATAGTGATGGTCTTCAGGTTAGCGTGGAAAGGAAAATGTTTTTGGGTGCGAAAACCCGGTACATTTTAGTTAACAAGGAGAAACAATTCATTGCTGATATTTCCAATGTTGCATTAAATCCTGATCTGGTTCAGGAGGGGAAACATGTATGTATTAAATGGAATCCAGAGGATTTATTAGCTACCAAAAAGTGA